A window from Setaria italica strain Yugu1 chromosome VIII, Setaria_italica_v2.0, whole genome shotgun sequence encodes these proteins:
- the LOC101755107 gene encoding zingipain-2, with translation MASYIGGNNPRITLALMLLAVITMMDHIFIEAEARDMSAGGYSEEAMKARHHKWMAEHGRTYNDEAEKADRFQVFKENAAFVDRSNAAGGKKYRLAVNKFADMTNDEFLAIYTGFKPVPTGTKKMPGFKYDNFTLSGDQQAVDWRKKGAVTGVKNQGTCGCCWAFSAVAAVEGIHQITTGNLISLSEQQVLDCSNGNNGCNGGLMDNAFQYIINNGGLTTDDAYTYTAEQGMCQSVQPTVMISGYQDVPSNDEDALATAVANQPVSVAVDAHNFQFYSGGIMTGESCGNNLNHAVTAVGYGTAEDGSQYWLLKNQWGQNWGEGGYMRLEKGTGACGVAKQASYPVAN, from the exons ATGGCGTCCTACATTGGTGGTAACAATCCCCGCATCACGTTAGCCTTGATGCTTCTTGCTGTGATCACCATGATGGACCACATCTTCATCGAGGCTGAGGCCCGAGACATGTCGGCTGGTGGCTACAGCGAGGAGGCCATGAAGGCGAGGCACCATAAGTGGATGGCGGAGCATGGCCGCACCTACAACGACGAGGCAGAGAAGGCGGACAGGTTCCAGGTATTCAAGGAGAATGCCGCTTTTGTTGACAGGTCCAATGCCGCAGGTGGCAAGAAGTATCGCTTGGCGGTAAACAAGTTCGCCGACATGACCAATGATGAATTCTTGGCCATTTACACTGGCTTCAAGCCAGTGCCTACCGGGACCAAGAAGATGCCTGGTTTCAAGTACGACAATTTTACACTGTCAGGTGACCAGCAGGCAGTTGACTGGAGGAAGAAAGGGGCTGTCACCGGTGTCAAGAACCAGGGCACATGTG GTTGTTGCTGGGCGTTTTCTGCGGTTGCAGCGGTGGAGGGCATCCATCAGATCACGACCGGCAATCTGATCTCACTGTCGGAGCAGCAGGTGCTTGACTGCTCCAACGGAAACAACGGCTGCAACGGCGGTTTAATGGACAACGCCTTCCAGTATATCATCAACAACGGTGGCCTTACCACTGACGATGCCTATACTTACACCGCTGAACAGGGCATGTGCCAGTCCGTCCAGCCCACGGTCATGATCAGCGGCTACCAGGACGTACCCAGCAACGACGAGGATGCACTGGCCACGGCCGTTGCCAACCAGCCTGTATCTGTGGCTGTCGACGCGCACAACTTCCAGTTCTACAGTGGTGGAATAATGACCGGAGAAAGCTGCGGCAACAACTTGAACCATGCGGTGACGGCGGTTGGGTATGGCACGGCGGAGGATGGGAGCCAGTACTGGCTGCTCAAAAACCAGTGGGGACAGAACTGGGGTGAAGGAGGATACATGAGGCTCGAGAAGGGCACTGGCGCCTGCGGGGTTGCCAAGCAAGCTTCCTACCCGGTGGCCAATTGA